From a single Tachypleus tridentatus isolate NWPU-2018 chromosome 6, ASM421037v1, whole genome shotgun sequence genomic region:
- the LOC143251470 gene encoding prohormone-1-like, producing MATMMKFCTFLIISVFLLTTTEAKSTGEKENTFYPSDLDLLNDDGTLDTALINYLFARQMIRRLSKNLDISDLQRKRSYWKQCAFNAVSCFGRK from the exons ATGGCTACCATGATGAAATTCTGTACTTTCTTGATCATTTCGGTATTTCTTTTGACCACAACTGAGGCCAAAAGTACTGGGgagaaagaaaatacattttatccTTCAGATTTAGAC CTATTAAATGATGACGGAACTCTGGACACAGCTTTGATCAACTACTTGTTCGCCCGTCAAATGATAAGACGTCTCAGTAAAAATCTAGACATCAGCGACCTCCAGCGGAAGCGATCTTACTGGAAGCAGTGTGCTTTTAACGCCGTTTCCTGTTTCGGACGGAAATAG